A window of Felis catus isolate Fca126 chromosome A3, F.catus_Fca126_mat1.0, whole genome shotgun sequence genomic DNA:
ttaacttgcccacagtcacatgCTGCTATGGGCAGAGTATAAACCCATGTCCTGCTTTCAGCCTTGTACTTCCCTGTCTCCTTACTCCTAGGAGAGTCCACTCCATTTACAACTTACAGAGTGAGGGATGGACAGACAGGTGGACATTCCCCAAGGGTAGGGAGCCCTGAGAATCAAGCACCCTGCTTCTTATTCTTTGAAGCCTCAGGTTCCCACATGGTGTCTTATACCAGAAGCTGCTAAGAAAGCTTGAATGAATGCTTTATTTGAGGGGCTGAGGGGTATTGAACCAAAGACAGTGGCGCGGAGTTAGTTTCTTTTGCTGCTCGGGTAGGATTTCATAGGCTTGGAAAGCACATAGGCATTATTTCCTCCTTGGCGGAGTATTCTACCTGAGTAAAACGAGACATCTCCTGTGAAACTTCCAGGAAGATGAGCTGCATTTCTCAGACGTGGCTGGGGCTCTCTGTAGTCCCCAAAGGATGGGACTTTAAGCCTTCTGAGAAGTGAACACCTATATAGAAGAGGAAGCAAGAACTGAAAGAATGGATTGGACACATGCTCCTGTACCTTGAGAGGTTTGGGGATACCATTTACATCTGGCTTTTTGAAGTGCCCATAAATCCAAAAGCCACTTGTCTGGAATAGCACTTGCCTTAGAGCTGGCAGCTGTGGATCTGTGCCCCGAGTCAGCCTCAGCAAGACCTCCCGCCTCGAACAGATTATCTAGTCTTATAAAGACCATAgtcttagagagagacagacagagagagagagaacgactttacatatgtatgtatatgtatatatacatataactagCCTCAGttcctcttctcttcttaaaatttttttaatgtttatttatttttgagagagagacagagcgtggatgggggaggggcagagggaggagacataaaatctgaagcaggctccaggctgtcagcgcagagccagatgcagggctcgaattcacgagctgcgagatcatgacctgagccaaagtcggccgcccaaccgactgagccacccaggcaccccctcttctCCTCTATAAAGTGGGCTCATACCTTCTAGAAGCTCTTTGAAGACCAAATGAAGCTTCTCATTCCAGGCAGAAAAATGCAGACCAGTTTCTGGCTGAATGTTTTGTCTCCGAGCACAAATGTTTGTCTGACTCGCCCTGGAAGCTTGCTAAcatgtttttcctgctttccctccCTTTTCACCAACAGCTTCAGCACAGTCCTCAGCAGATAGAGACatgagaaaaataccaaataatggGAACCTGAAGATGACAAAAGTGGCTTACCCTCTGGGGCTGTTCATTTGCCTGTTCATCTATGTCGCCTATATCAAGTGGCACTGGGCCTCCGCCACCCAGGCCTTCTTCAGCATCACTGAGGTAGCGTCTGGGGCCCGGAGGGGCCAGCAGGCTCATAGTCCTCTGGGGACAGCTACACATGGTCATGAGGTTTTCTATGGCATCATGTTTGACGCAGGAAGCACTGGCACCCGTGTGCACATCTTCCAATTCGCCCGGCAGCCTGGAGGTATGCTGGGCAGAGGGCCCTGGCCATTCACTGCATGGTTCTCCTTGCTCACGTCAGAGCTCTCGGGATCTCTTCTACTTAGAGACAATGGTTTATCAGCATGTGGGCTGGATGCCCTGCCTCGgactcatctgggaacttgtcAAAAATGCAGTTCCCAGAGAAGCTGGCTCCGGTGTGGtttggggcccaggaatctgaattTCCCTGGAGCACCAGACTATCCATACTCACACTAGCATCTGGTGACCACCTCAGGGCAACTGAGATCCCCAAGGGTATTGGGTGGCCTGTCCTGTCCCAGTGTTTACCAGCATGTCAGATGACTAGGACCATGACTTAAGCCAGAAGCTGCGTTGGGAGAGGTTAAGGCAGGAAGTTGCCCCAAACTCAGACTGGTATGAGGCAGCAGTCTGGGTAAGTCATGAACTGGCACGGACCTAGGACCCAGTCTGACATGGTGCTGCCCAGTGGGtccaggaggagaggggggtgACAGACGAGAGTGGCCTCAGCAGTGCGGAGGGAGCTGGAGTCTGAGCCCCATCAGCTTTGCTTGCTAGGGTGGGGACCACAGGCTTCCggcaagaaggaggagggagtttGTGTATGTTCGCCCCCTAACTGCTCCTGTGGAGAGACACAGTCACTGCCCAGCTCTGaactctttccctccccactttGATCTCCTTCTCTAGCGCCCCTTGTACCCTCCAGCTCTGAGGGCCACCCTCCAGCTTCTAGCCAGTGAATGTTTTCCCCCTGGCTGCTCAGTAGGTCTGCTGGTCGTGTCTGGTTCTTTGCTGACCCTCGAAACCTTTTGAGTAGACACTGTTTTTGAGCTGGTGGCAACAGACACCATTAGTAGTTCTCTCCAAAACTGTTGTGGCATGTTTTCTCTACTCTTCATCTGCTCTATTAATTAACTCATTTCAGTAGTTAAAGTTTTATATGCCAGACCTACATACTTCCCATAACGGTTTTGAAGCTTTTAAGACAATTCATATTCAGAATGTAATCCTTTAGTAGCCATATTCCAGTATTTTATCTCTGGAGAGACATCCTTTCAAAAAGTTCTGTCCCTGATTTTTCCTCCTGGGTCTTCATGTCCAAATTTGGACCAGCATCCCTTGGCCACCAGTGTACCCCTGAACACTCCCTTGCTATATGCTCATGAGTCCAGGCCCCTTATGgtttaaaagaagggaaaaaataaatgttctttcagAACCTGTACTACATCCATCCTAGAACAGAGAAATGATTTTCATGTTTGCAGTTTAGAATCATCTGTCCTGCTCCTCTGTTAATTTCACGAAAACCATGTTAAAATTTAGCACTTTAGATGGATACagttttgtatataaattatacctcagtaaggttgactaaaaaaaaaaaaaaaaaaaaaaaattctgaccaAAGCCTCAGGTGTTAACATTCATCTTGTTTATCTGAACTAAAGAGGCAGCATCCCAGTCACCCTGGGATTGGTCTGATTTCAGGCGTCTGCTTTGAAAAGGGCAGCAAGCCattgttgtatatatttatatattcgtGTATATATTTGCCGTGTaccttttaaaacatgtttccCCCTTAGAAACTCCCACTTTGACCCATGAGACCTTCAAAGCACTGAAGCCAGGTCTTTCTGCTTATGCTGATGATGTTGAAAAGGTAATTATTTTCTCTCACATCTGTTGTTCTTCACATTTGTCTTCCAACTCTATAATCTGTTAAAGCCAGCTCCCTATCTGTTGAGTGCAGTAGGCCTTCTTCACAGAGAAAAACATCTCTGACAGTACTAACCTGGGACATCTCCTGCTGTTTAGAATGATCAGTTGGAGGAAACTGGTACTGCACGTGAGGCTCAAGGAGGGCTGCTGCCCCTACCCTAAGGCCTTCCCCCAGCCAACACACATGCCACCCAGAAGTCTTAGTGTGGTTCAAAAACACAAAGCCTACAAACTTGACAAAAAGcattatttgaggggcgcctgggtggctcagttggttgagtgtccaactttggctcaggtcatgatctcacagttcttgggttcaagccccgctctgctgacagctgagagccgggagcctgctttggattctgtgtctccctctctctgtgaccctcccctgcttgtgctctgtttctctctctttcaaaaataaacatttaaaaaaattgctttaaaaaaaaagcattatttgagagtttgtttttgtttcagttcCTCTGATTGAGGGTGACAAAAGTTGACTAACACaaaaaattgaagttaaaaatgtattatgtaaAATCCACAAAACCAAGTAAGTGTGAAAGATTTATTTAAACTATCAAACAATGATTTTTGTAAGTTtgtagcttttatattttttgagtccTTAAAGCTTATAGCTGCACTAATACTGGACACCTGTATTTCCACTAAAGCACTGATGAAACGGACTAGTTAGTGATATACCTATACATGCCTTTTGCCTCAAATATGTCTTAAAAGCTGATGTATCATTTTTGCCCACAGgtgtctcttgatctcagtgaAGTCATACCCTGCTTTCCTGTGGCTTggttaaaattgaaaacaaaactgaaatgagTGATGCTAGAGTAACCATAAGGTTACACATGATTAAATTAGGTGTCTTTAGAATAAACTCATAGGACTTTTAAACTCTTATTTGTTTTAGTAGGCAGTACACATTCAAGTGGGACATATTTCACAGCTTCACAGGGCAGACAATGAGAACTCTCCTCCCTCTCTAGTCCCCTCCAGGAGAGCTGGTGTCCCTGGTTTCTTATGTGTTCTTCAAGGGCTAGGTGATATACCTATGAGCAAATACATCTatattcttcccctcccctattttTACAATAGAATGGCATTCACATTGTTACATACTTTGTTTTTGTCCTTCAGCAGTATAACATGGAGAACATTTACTATCAGGATATGAAGAGCTTCCTTGATTTTTCTGGCAATGATATTGCAGTATGTGCGGGCACATTAAATTACAGAACCAGTCCCCTCCTGAAAGACATTTGGATAATGTCTAACACTTTACTCTTAACGGTATAAGGCTGCAGTTTGTCACCTTATATGAACTTCATTACCCACACATGCAAGGGCATTTATCTCAGATGAATTCTTACAATGGGATTTCTGAGTAAAAGGAATGTATGTTTTCTTGGACAGacattgccaaattgccctcccccacaccaccccacagCATTGTACCTATTGATAATGCCCAGCAATACTTTACCAAAGTTGTTTTGCCACCTATGCACTGACACAGGGCCGTAACCAACTTTTGGACCTCAAGCATTCTGGCAGGTGTAAATGATTCCTCTGTGTAGTTATTCATGGGATTTTAGCACCATGAGAGATTCCCCACGATGTCCAGGGGAATCACAGCTCATCTGAGGTCACCCACTGGGGGTTGGtgatgggggctgggtggggttTTGGTTGCCAGAGTATAGAACAGCAAGACCCCTATTGTGTGTGTCCTTATCCCACCATGCTCCACTGCCAAGGGTGTTTCTCTGTACTCACTTGGTCCCTGTTGCCCCTCACACCCACCAGCACCACTTAAGTCATTTTCTGCCAATTtggaaaattagaagaaaatgtatttatgagTTAATAAAACCAAAAGGGTTGGGGGAGCATCTGTGACCCTGTATGCTGATCTTTGACAGATTCTACTTTACTTTTACCACCTTCACAGAGTACTTCGGGAATTCAGGAATTACTGGATGTTGCTAAAAAAGACGTTCCTTTTGACTTCTGGAAGGCTACCCCCTTGGTTCTCAAGGCCACAGCTGGTTTACGTCTATTACCAGGAGAAAAGGCTCAGAAGTTACTGCAAAAGGTGATCTTATCCATTtacccctgggggaggggggggcggcaGAGGTGCATAGCTTATGATATCTGGAAACACCAAATATTCAGCCATTGTCCAAGCAGTCAGACGGGCTATGTAGAAGCTTCTTGAGGAGGAAAAcacatcaaaatgttaacagcatCACTTTTAGCAGTTTGTGTTTTCTAGAATGAATCTGTTGTGTGATAACAgcaactttgttttaaaaatacattgaagcCTTTTGAAGGGCTTACTTCCATGCAGACTTGTTCCTTGTAGAGGGCTGTGGAAGCCAAGTTCCTGACATTTCATCTCCAGCCTGCTTGTTCTCATGGAAATTGCTAGTTTCCCTCTTGGTCTGATCCACAGATGTAACTGCTAAGGAGGCCTTTTAGCCTTCTCCGGCCCTGTTCGTTTCTCAAATGGCCAGGATTGTCCCCAGAACCAGCGGCAGCCCTGTAAAGGGGCTCTGGACCCTATCTCTAACAGGTGCCTGAATGGTTCTTATTGTCAGGCACATTAGGGAAACTGCTCTCAACAATATGGTCCCCTCATCCTCTGTACTGTTTCTAAACTATGCAACTGCTAAATGATGAATTTTTGCACATTTTTCAAAGTCCCTTGTAAAAATTACCTTGCATGCTCAAGTCGGATGGTGGGCCACAAGTGCAGTTGGAATGTGCAGAGTACTGAAGTTTCTGTGTGTCAatacttggtaaaaaaaaaaaaaaaaaggagaaggaaatacaCCCAAATGCAGCTGCTCCTCTGCCTTCACCTTCCCTCTGTGGGACTGTCTCCTGAGTCCCAGGCTAAACTCTGCCTTGAGGGGTTTCTTGTCCCTCATCTCTAGTCCTAAAGCTGGGCAGTGTTTGGGGGCCCAGTAGGCTCAGGATGCCCCTGAGCAGTTCTAGCCCAAAGTGGCTTGAAGAGAAGACAGGGCTCTTCAGGGTAGCCTCTGCCTCTGCCAGCCCAGAGAGTAGATTAAGGAGGATACCACTTGCCAAGGattagagaaatttaaaacaagagtTTTGTTACTTCACAGCAACAGCTGCCGTCCTTTGCTGTTTTGTCACCACCTGCTGAAAACACAGCATATTTGGGAACTTTGAGTCTAGATTCTGAAGGATAAAGACATGTCTCTTTACATTTAGGTGAAAGAAGTGTTTAAGGCATCGCCTTTCCTTGTGGGAGATGACTGTGTTTCCATCATGAATGGAACGGATGAAGGTAGGGTCTCCCAAGCTCTCTGTCCCTCGCGACAGGCTGTATGTAGGGCTGCTGTTGGCTTCCGAGTGGGAACTTTCTCCTTGGTCAGACACAGGCAAACAAAAATGGCAGTCCCACTCAATTCACAGTTCTACTGTCTCAGAGGATCTTTGTGGGCCAGTGTTAGAGATGGGTTCTCATCTTGACCAGCTCCAAACTTGGCACAGATGAAGTTTCTGAAAACAAATCCTCTTCAGTTTTAAGAACATTTAGAGAGAATCCCCACTTGCTACCCTATTTAGAAGTTTGCTGTTACATTGTTATTGCTAAAAGAGAAAAGGTCAGGTTCCTCACCAGCCCCTGATTTTAAAtatgaccaggggaggggagagcaacATTTGGTTCTCTTCCAAAAAGTGGAAGTTGATGATAAAGAATAGGAGGGAGAGATACAACATTTGACAGAGTATTTATTGTTTTAGTGTGGTGTCTTCTAGAACAGTCTTCCAGAAGCTGTTGGTGACTTGATGACTGATGCCTCTTCCTGTAGTTGGTCTGGAGACTGAGGAGTGATGAGTGCTCACTTCCAGCGCCTGGAATCTGAAAGTGGTCATTTGAGTGCATGTGTTGTTTACAGCATCTCAGGTTATTCACATGTTGTCTGTGACCCTCTCTTATAGGCGTTTCAGCGTGGATCACTGTCAACTTCCTAACAGGTACATTCCTCCCCACCTGCCAGAAGCTGACAGTCCGCAGATGCCATTCTTGACAGCAGCAGCCTCATTTCTAGTCTTTAACCCCTGAGGGTTCCCCAGTGTTGCTACCCAAAGTAGGGTGTTGGGATGGGTTGGGGACTCATCAGGGCAAGCATGGAGCTTGCAGATAAAAATGCTAGGAAAAGCAGCTTCTCTGTAGGCTTGGTTTTCACCAGCATGGTTCCAGCCTCTTGTCCTGGAGCCACACCTGCCTGGGACCCTGTCCTCTCATTTCTTAGGGAAGTCCTGAATAAAACCAGTCATGCTTTCATATAGTAAATGTGGTGTATGCTCATCACCTTAGAATTGAATTCCTGTGCTGTAGACAGAACAGGGAACAAAAAAATTAGTTCTTGGATCGAGGTGGCAAGTTGTTGTTATTCTTAGATTATTCTCAGTACATGTTGATTTTTGTCTATTGTAATTATGCAAAGACTAGTGCGTGTGATgcatatatgaaaaagaaagaagctttgTGGCAGGATTTGCCCCTTGGGGTGGAGAGCCATGTTAGGGGCCAGATTGGGAGTGCTGAGCTAGGGGAAGGCATGCCTCTGGGCATGAAGGGACATCATGGAAGTCTGTCTCTGAGGGGTGAGCAGTAGATAAGGGCAGGCCCCACTTCTCTGCTGAAGATCAGTGTCATCCTATATTGTTAAAGCCATAGCCAGTGGAGCCACGTTCATGTCCCTTATACATGTAGTGCATCCTTCCATAGAGATTGTTAAATACAgctgtttttctgttcttcttttcacTGAGGGGCCTGGCTCCTaaactctttttacttttttggctGTTCTGGTCTAATTACTAACGCGACAGTGCTATTTTGGTTTCTATTCACTATGCTCCAGGCAGTTTGAAAACCCCAGGAAGGAGCAGTGTGGGCATGCTGGATTTGGGTGGAGGGTCCACTCAGATCACCTTCCTTCCAAGAGTCGAGGTAACTGGTCTCTGTCACCCCACTGTGGCCcctactctccccccccccccaaggctgcCTGTCCCCAAGAGTTGCAGCCCCTTAGGGGAGGCCCATAGAACTGGAGCCTCTGGGCCTGTGTAGTCAGTTCCTGTCCTGAAGGCCAGAGTCATTCACAGTTAATGCTTCTTCACTTGATTTTAACTCTGCccgggggaaaaaaatggaaattctgtcTTCAATGGGATAATAAATTAGATGCTACTTGGAACCCTTTGGGCCATAGGATGTGAGAtgctccccttccccactagGGCACCCAGAAAAGGGGCTATTAATTAGGGGGCCAGTAGAGCTTGAgagagctcaagccctgtgtgaTAGACCTTGTAAAGGAGATAAAAATGCTCTCAGTCAAGACCATAGTTAACTACAGTGCCTTCCTCACCAAccactttattattattcttagtTTTCAGTGGAAGAACATTTAAATTTACTCATAATTGTCTTGATTGGGCCATATTTgtcaaaatggtaaatattaCTTATAAGGAGGAAAAacatagtttttcattttggacattttatttttcatttgcttgttcCAAACTCTTTCATAACATGTGACTTAACAAAAAACTAATTTAATTGAATACATCTGTGAATAccctggtctttttctttttctttttttttttttttttttggatatgtatttattattttttttatatgaaatttattgtcaaactggtttccatataCCCTGGTCTTTTCAAATGAAAGACCAGCGGGAAGGATAGTGATCCTCACATTCTTCCTCAGGACACCCTCCAGACCTCCCCGCCTGGCTACCTGACGTCACTCCAGATGTTTAATCGGACCTACAAGCTCTATTCCTACAGGTTTGTTTTGGGAGTGGGGGCGGAAGGTTGCATGTCCAGGAGTGTGGCTCAGCCAGCCCTGTGCAGTGGCCAGAGCACCCGGTCACAAACAGGCCAGGCCCCAGAAACCCCTCTGCTGGATGCCCCACTGGaggctctccctcctcctcctcttcttcctccctgctattcctcccttctcctgccttctccctgcTTCATTTTTCAATTCACCTACAGTAAaatcacatttctcttttttgtgctTATTCTCCTCTGCTTTGGAGGAGGTTTCCAAAAGGTGGGAAGAGCCCATGGATTGTGCAGGAATTTTCTCAGCCATCTATTTACTACGTGGCACCTTTAGTAGATTATTGGCATAAAGCACATGTGCTCCATAAAAATCAAGGCGCATCTGTGTTGTTCACTGGTGCCCACAGCTCCTAAGAAGGCTCTTGTCAATTAATAGGCTTTCATTTGTTGAACTAAATGGCCTGAACTCCACAAAGAGAGGCTTCTAGGAGCAGAAAATCTGCTGCCTCAGCACAggtttcctccctctcccacttattTTGGATCCAGGCCGGGTGACCATACTGGAGGTGGAGTTGAAGATGGCACCGAGCGCTTCCTGTAGCAGGCCA
This region includes:
- the ENTPD6 gene encoding ectonucleoside triphosphate diphosphohydrolase 6 isoform X1, producing MRKIPNNGNLKMTKVAYPLGLFICLFIYVAYIKWHWASATQAFFSITEVASGARRGQQAHSPLGTATHGHEVFYGIMFDAGSTGTRVHIFQFARQPGETPTLTHETFKALKPGLSAYADDVEKSTSGIQELLDVAKKDVPFDFWKATPLVLKATAGLRLLPGEKAQKLLQKVKEVFKASPFLVGDDCVSIMNGTDEGVSAWITVNFLTGSLKTPGRSSVGMLDLGGGSTQITFLPRVEDTLQTSPPGYLTSLQMFNRTYKLYSYSYLGLGLMSARLAILGGMEGKPAEDGKELVSPCLSPGFTGEWQHAEITYRISGQKAAVNLHELCASRVSEILRNKVHRTEEVKDVDFYAFSYYYDLAANVGLIDVEKGGSLVVGDFDIAAKYVCRTAETHPPGNPFLCMDLTYISLLLQEFGFPENKVLKLTRKINNVETSWALGAIFHYIDSLRRQKNPAS
- the ENTPD6 gene encoding ectonucleoside triphosphate diphosphohydrolase 6 isoform X2; translated protein: MRKIPNNGNLKMTKVAYPLGLFICLFIYVAYIKWHWASATQAFFSITEVASGARRGQQAHSPLGTATHGHEVFYGIMFDAGSTGTRVHIFQFARQPGETPTLTHETFKALKPGLSAYADDVEKSTSGIQELLDVAKKDVPFDFWKATPLVLKATAGLRLLPGEKAQKLLQKVKEVFKASPFLVGDDCVSIMNGTDEGVSAWITVNFLTGSLKTPGRSSVGMLDLGGGSTQITFLPRVEDTLQTSPPGYLTSLQMFNRTYKLYSYSYLGLGLMSARLAILGGMEGKPAEDGKELVSPCLSPGFTGEWQHAEITYRISGQKAVNLHELCASRVSEILRNKVHRTEEVKDVDFYAFSYYYDLAANVGLIDVEKGGSLVVGDFDIAAKYVCRTAETHPPGNPFLCMDLTYISLLLQEFGFPENKVLKLTRKINNVETSWALGAIFHYIDSLRRQKNPAS
- the ENTPD6 gene encoding ectonucleoside triphosphate diphosphohydrolase 6 isoform X3, with product MRKIPNNGNLKMTKVAYPLGLFICLFIYVAYIKWHWASATQAFFSITEVASGARRGQQAHSPLGTATHGHEVFYGIMFDAGSTGTRVHIFQFARQPGETPTLTHETFKALKPGLSAYADDVEKSTSGIQELLDVAKKDVPFDFWKATPLVLKATAGLRLLPGEKAQKLLQKVKEVFKASPFLVGDDCVSIMNGTDEGSLKTPGRSSVGMLDLGGGSTQITFLPRVEDTLQTSPPGYLTSLQMFNRTYKLYSYSYLGLGLMSARLAILGGMEGKPAEDGKELVSPCLSPGFTGEWQHAEITYRISGQKAAVNLHELCASRVSEILRNKVHRTEEVKDVDFYAFSYYYDLAANVGLIDVEKGGSLVVGDFDIAAKYVCRTAETHPPGNPFLCMDLTYISLLLQEFGFPENKVLKLTRKINNVETSWALGAIFHYIDSLRRQKNPAS